Part of the Ornithorhynchus anatinus isolate Pmale09 chromosome X3, mOrnAna1.pri.v4, whole genome shotgun sequence genome, aaagataatcaaAGACACTAATTGTAAAAGTAAGCAAGGTTAAACACAGAGATAAATTAGTGTAAGTTAGTGAAAAATGAGGATATGCACAAGCCTTACTTCAAAAATTGAACTTAATACAGGAAACCCTTCTGGAGGAACAGCTAGCGGGAGAAGGTGATATCAACTCTTGCTGATATAACGGGAGAGAGACGTGATTTCCCCTCTAGCCTCCTTTTACCTTTTCTTCTACCTTCAGGGTAGTGGTCATGTTTTTATGTAACTGGGATGCTAATGGtcatccccgcctccccacccctaccccaacTAAGGACAAGGGGCAAAGAGTGAACTGGGGTTCATAACTGAGGCTGAAACGAGGGTTCAGTCCCTTCTGCCTTGCTCTGCCTCAGCAACATCATCacagatggtatttatggaatgcttatggTGTACAGGCCACTGAGCTGAGTGTTTGAAAGAGtaggatgtaacagagttggaagacacacagtgagcttacagtcgggaaGCACGTCTCCACAAAACTTTGAGCGTTGGGTAGCCGCGGTGACGGCTCTGGTGACTGACATGGCTGTGGTGGTCACTGGGGCTGTGGTTGTGACTCTCGGTCTTTGAATCCTGAGAAGCCCAAGCCTCCATCCTCTTAGCCATAGTGCCTGACTGCTTTCCTTGCTTTTTGGCGTTTGGTGTCTCTGTCCTAGTCTCACATTCTTTTAGTGCTTTTATTGATCCATCACTCCTTAAGTGGATAGAATCCAGTCTCCTCTTCCCACATGTATACTGACATTGTGAGACCATTTAGGGCCAGGGACCCGATCCAATTTCCACTGTTTCCCAGAACGGCACGGGCCTTCGCAAGTAAGTTTTTAGTAAACACTATTAGAGACTTTCCATCACACTCTAGATAACAGTGACAAGGTCTCTGTTCCAGTCTCTCTCAGAGCATCCAATACAGCCTAAACCCAATAGTTTAGATGGCTATCTGGAAAGCATCGTATCATTCATCATTCTATGAATATCAGGGAGATTTGGAGGGGATCagcatggcagggactgtctctatctgttgccgacttgttcatcccaagcgcttagtacagtgctctgcacatagtaagcgctcaataaatactattgaatgaatgaatgaatgaatgagagtgttaTGGGACAGTGAATGTTTCTGGGTAAAAGACGgatggtattctttcccagcccttCCTTGTGGAAGggaaaaattaataatgatagctACAGTACCATTCAGAAACAGACTATGGGAATTTTAATTCTGCCTTTTAAACTGTTGCTTTGTGGTTgatatatgaatatatgtgtaCTCTACTAAATTCTCACCCTTCctcattccttttctctcttttccccttcattcctactctcccttcttccctccttcttccttactcctcctttcattccttttatttctctctcccttgctcacTTTTCCCTTCCACCTTCATTCCTTCCATCTTCATTGCTTCCATACTTCCTTTCTCCTATCCATTCTACCCTCTTACCCTCtaaccctctccctctctatctccctctattTTCATCTCCTTTtggggcttctcctcctcctcatcatcacggGTACTTTCTGAGCACatactttcttccttttcttcctcttaccctcctccatccctttcactcttcctttttttctcttgccctcccttcttccctgctcccttccctctgtctctcccttccttggttccttccttcctgttttcactcctctctcacaAACATTTCTTCCCAGGTTGGCTTGCAAGAAAGCCTTCTCTGGATCTAGCTAAAATTTGAAGACAATGGATATCACTGAGCTTTCTTTCGGGATCGCAATAGTGCTGCAATTCAGCATTGGTGTTTCAGTGAATGTTTTCGTCTTCCTGTTTTATGCCCAGATAATCTCCACCAGCTACAAAGCCAGTTTTTCTGACTTGATCCTTGCCCATCTGGCCTTTGCCAACACCACTGTCCTCCTCACAAGGGGAATACCAGACATTTTGTCAGTTTGGGGACTGAGAAATTTCCTGGATGCTGCTGGATGTAAAGTGGTCTTTTATGTTTTCCGagtggcccggggtctttccatctgcaccacctgcctcctgagcgtcttccaggccgtcaccatcagccccggcacctcctggtgggcaggaatcaaAACTAAATTACCCAAGTACATCATGCCCTCCCTTGTCATATTCTGGATTCTCAATATGCTGACTGATTTGAATATGCTGATATTGGTGACAGGCCCTCAGAATAGTGGTAATGCTCACACCCACCAGGACATGAAATTTTGCTCTATGGTCAATTCCAGTGCACAAACTTCCTTGATATTTTCCATTGTGCTGTCCCTGCGAGAtctgttcttcgtggggctcatgagcgtggccagcagctacatggtgtttgtcctgcacagacaccaccggcgGGTCCGACACCTCCACGGTCCTGGCCGCTCCCCCAGGGTGATGCCCGAGGTCCAGGCGGCCAAGAGGGTCATTGCTCTGGTCGCCCTCTACATCATCCTCTATGGGCGGCAGACAGTCATGCTGAACATTAtactaaataggaaagagaagtcTCCTCTGCTGGTGGACAGCCACCGGGTGCTGTCATTCACCTTCTCAGCCATCAGTCCATTCCTGATGATCTACAAtgacaggaggatgagaacgTTCTGGAAAAGAGACTCTCTTGTTTCCAAGCAGGAACTCTCTTAAGGACCCAGGgaagcaatcacatttatttattgagcatttattgtgtacaagGGCACTAtgcaagtgctagggagagtacagtataacagaggtggtaaacatcTTCCCTGTCCAGAAGGGATGATGTCTGTCCTCCTACCAGGTCCCACTGGGATAAGGTGACCAGCGGTCCTGATTTGTACGGAGCCTGCTCTTCCCAGCAATGCTGTTGAGTTCTTATGTAACCTAATCACCACCTGGGTGAATATAGTTCTGGGGCATGCATTTTGCCAGTTGATGGCTGTCATGACAACCATAGCAGTTCACTGTTGCTGCTGCCCTATTCCTGCTACATTGCCTTAACCTAAGTAGTTACAGGGACCTGTAGGCTGGAATAATCTAGAGATGGATGTGGGGTTAGAGACTCAcctctcagcatggcctagtcctcGCTGGCCCTAGGGGACGATACAGCAGCATTTCAGCAATGAATCATTTCTCATTTTGGGGCATCCTCTGAAAAACTACGTATTCCAAGGAGTCCCACTTCAGCCACCAGGAAATGTTCCGGACTCAACTCTGTTGCTAAGGCCATTTCTCCATAGTCACGAGTCAAAAAGCACTAGGGGCTGTAAGAGGAACCAAaacttgaaatgaatgaatcagtcagaatcatttattgagcatcttcagtgcccagagccctgtactaagcagtcgggagagtaaaatagatttagaagacacaatctctgcccacaatccctGTCTAGATTGAAAGCCTACTGTGCACAGATAACTATCCTAGGCATTTAAGACAACACTTCCTAGCCTCAAAAAGTGTCTTATATCACAAGCTAGTCTTATACGAGCAACTGGGGAACTATTAACTACTGATTAACTATTTACTACTCCTCTCAGGAGCCAACACTCCTTGGAAATGAGAGTTGAGAGagtgaaggaagggggaagggaaaaaggaaggttaTCTGGATTGAGGAGAAGCAGGGGCAATCATAAGAAGGTGAAAGGGACCACAGAAAGTGCCGGAGATGGACAGAGATTGTTTTTCTTTATTGAATTCAGGAGGGGCTCAATATTATGAAATTACTTCTACTTCCAATACTACGACTAGAGAACTAGAACAGGTCAATAAGATCCATTCTGTGTCTCACTCACAAGAGGACCAACCTGTCAAGCATCAAATAGCAAGGCTATGATTGATCATACCCTTGTTTTCTTTCTTAGGGGCTATTAAGCCGTCATTGCATTTTCAGTCACTCAGGCTTCAACCCCCACATCGTCCTTTGCCAGAGGGACGGGGTTCCAAAATGGTGCTAGGTTTGTATCATTCACTCTGGGTGGGtaacccttctttcctttctgatTTATAAATACAGGGATGGGCTGTACTCAGTGGATTTATGTAATAAATTAATTTGAATGCCTTGTGTGTTTGACGTGTTCTTTTCAGGGTGGGGATGTTGGGACTATTTTCTGGGAGCAGGAAAGCAGGAGGAGGCGGAACCGAGAGACTCGAAGAAAGCAAGTAAAATGGAAGTGCTGCTGCAGAGAAGAAATATGAGGGTACTCTGCTGGCTGGAGTGACACAAAGGTCCGGGGAGGGTACTGATGGCATGGTGCCAGGTAAAGAACAGCCACAAGGAGGTATTGCTGGATGAAAACAAATGGACAGAATGTTGGAAATTGGATCAAAGGGCAATGGGAAAAGGCATTAGATTGGGGGAATAGGCCTGCCCAATCTATCCCTGGCAAATTTCCATCCTTCTCACTGGGCAGAGTGATGAAGATGAGGCACtcggtcagggagagaattgttAGGGGCCGGAGCACAGAAGAATCTGTGgcaatgtgtgaccctggggtgAGAGAGTCAGACAGACAGGAGAGAGACAGGCTTGGCTCCCAGCAGAGCTGGGCtgtgggtgggagctgggatgtCCCCGGAGGCTGCAGGGTACAGCACTGATGCTGCCCTCTCTCTCCATGGGCATCTCTAATGGTCAGATAACATCAGATAATTGTGGAGAGAGAACTGGGCTCATCTTATCCCAGACTgatgggcagcagggaggggattCTGGGCATTTCCCGAGATGTCCCAGTCCCAGTGTCAGAGTGGATTACTGCTCTGCAAGTCACTCACtcacaaacacatatacacacacacacacactctctaatCACTCCCTTAGGGAGTGCAGATGATTAAAGCAACTGATAAATCTTGTCCTGCCTAAGTCTGACTAGCCGCGAGCTGCCCCTCCGATCACCAGAGCTATGGAGACGGGTGAGTAGGATAAAGCCATCTCTCTGTCACTGGAGTTTCAGGCTTTCCTTAAGAACTTTGCAGCTTTGGGCTGGAGCTCTAGGGTGGGAGCCATCCCTGCAAAATCTTCACCTAGGCCCTCACCATCCCATTTCCAAGACCTTGGGCGCAGAGGGCCTTAGTTATTAGACTGGATCCCCTCCTGTGTGAGGTCTCAGAAAAGAGTAACTTTTAATCTCGGTTTGTCAACGACAAAGTATTGCCATCCAGACAACACTGTGAGCTCAGATTGGCTCCCAAATGGCTCCCAGGTTTCAGCTGGAAGGgaggactggggcagagagaggcgaCTGTACAGCACACGCATCCCTGGGCACCCCCCGGTCCCATTCCCTCTGTCTGTAGCTGTGTCTTCTGGGGTAGAGAGGCTGTGGCGATCTTGGTCCGGGAGAAGTTggttcctctcccctctcagccaCTGTCCACTGACAGAGCAATTATCTCACCTCCCATAGGTGTAAAACGGGTACTGTGGAAAGGGTCAGCAGGGTCACAGAGAACTGCTCTTCAGTCCCCTTGGCCAGGATAGAGATGGAGGCAACAGGAAGCAGCCAAGGTAAATGTCCTGCTTTTCCTGTCTATATCTCAGTAATCCTCCCtattaatcactcagtggtagCATTTTTAGTGTACAAAGcattctactatgtgtcaggaaatgCTCAGTAGAATTAGTCAACATGATTTCTACCCAGGAGGAATTCATTTAAGGATactgattaagcacctactctatgcagagcactgaactaagaacttaggtgagcaatcaatcaacggcaGCACGTCCACACAAAACTTTGAGTGGTGGGTCGCCGTGTCGGCTGCTCTGGCAGCTGCTTGGCTGTGGTGGTTTGTCACTGGGTCTGTGGTTGTGGCCACTGGTCTTTGAGTCCTGAAAAGCCCATGCCTCCATTCTGCTAGCCACAATACCCAGCTGCTTTTGACATTGTGTGTCAGCAATGTTTTAAGGATTTTATTGATCCATCTCTGATTATGTGGCTGTAATCCAGTCTCCTCTCTCTGCTTTTATACTTAAATTGTGAGATGCTTTGAGGGCCAAGGATTGTCTGATTCTCATCCATGCACTCTTTCCCGGAACAGCACGTTGCTTTTAATGCAGTAaacccttaagaaatactattagagAGTATCCATTGCACTCTAGATAGCAGTGACAACAACTCTGTTTTAGTCTCTCTGAAAGCATCCAACACAACCTGGACCTGAATAGTTTCGACAGCTATCTGGAAAGAATCCTATTTTTCATCAGTCCGTGAATATCAGGGAGTTTCGGAGGGGATCAGAACACACTGTTATAAGACAGTGTATGTTTCTGAGGAAAAAAGATGGAGAGTGTTCTTTCCCAGCCCTTCCTTGTGGAAGGGAAAAATTAATGATGATAGCTACAGTACCATTCAGAAACAGGTAGAATATGGGAATATTAATTCTGCTTTTTAAGCTGTTGCTTTGTGGTCACAATATATGCATACATGGGCCCGCTACTA contains:
- the ORNANAV1R3201 gene encoding vomeronasal 1 receptor ornAnaV1R3201 (The RefSeq protein has 3 substitutions, 4 frameshifts compared to this genomic sequence), yielding MDITELSFGIAIVMQFSIGVSVNVFVFLFYAQIISTSYKASFSDLILAHLAFANTTVLLTRGIPDILSVWGLRNFLDAAGCKVVFYVFRVARGLSICTTCLLSVFQAVTISPGTSWWAGIKTKLPKYIMPSLVIFWILNMLTDLNMLILVTGPQNSGNAHTHQDMKFCSMVNSSAQTSLIFSIVLSLRDLFFVGLMSVASSYMVFVLHRHHRRVRHLHGPGRSPRVMPEVQAAKRVIALVALYIILYGRQTVMLNIILNRKEKSPLLVDSHRVLSFTFSAISPFLMIYNDRRMRTFWKRDSLVSQTGTLLRTQGKAITLNLLSH